A section of the Agarivorans litoreus genome encodes:
- a CDS encoding PEP-CTERM/exosortase system-associated acyltransferase, whose protein sequence is MKSKILPTSIKGKVVGLPTSKTTQHAAKKKATEIAQHYETYFHPMVALSDDDVQSVYRLRHDVYCEELGFEPTNDERVERDEFDDYSDYCLVRHKSSNTFASTVRVVAPSCAQLLPLEKYCEGAITDEELHPQNFAREDVCEISRLALRATFRRRKTDKFKDSAVGGININELYEEELRCFPFITASMYLAATVLVERHNIKHAYVMMEPRLARSTALLGIKFQQIGPVVEYHGQRAPYYITAEKIRSDLPITLKPLMDMIEREVNASLSTSQIVGAQESMLYRGNS, encoded by the coding sequence TTGAAAAGTAAAATATTGCCGACCAGCATCAAAGGAAAGGTGGTTGGTTTACCCACCAGCAAAACCACTCAACATGCCGCTAAAAAGAAAGCGACTGAAATTGCCCAGCATTATGAAACTTACTTCCATCCTATGGTGGCATTAAGTGATGACGATGTGCAAAGTGTCTACCGTCTTCGTCACGACGTTTATTGCGAAGAGTTAGGTTTTGAACCGACTAATGACGAAAGAGTAGAGCGAGATGAATTTGATGATTACTCCGACTATTGTTTAGTGCGACACAAGTCTTCAAATACCTTTGCCAGTACTGTAAGAGTTGTTGCTCCATCCTGTGCGCAATTACTACCTTTGGAAAAATACTGCGAGGGTGCTATCACGGATGAGGAGTTACATCCGCAAAATTTTGCTCGAGAAGACGTTTGTGAAATTTCTCGTCTAGCATTAAGAGCAACATTTAGACGTCGTAAAACCGATAAGTTTAAAGACTCTGCGGTAGGTGGGATTAACATCAACGAGCTCTATGAAGAAGAGCTGCGCTGCTTTCCTTTTATCACTGCCAGTATGTATCTAGCCGCTACAGTGTTGGTAGAGCGCCATAATATCAAACATGCTTATGTGATGATGGAGCCTCGCTTAGCTCGAAGCACCGCGCTCTTGGGCATTAAATTTCAACAAATTGGCCCGGTAGTGGAGTACCATGGACAACGTGCGCCTTACTATATTACGGCAGAAAAGATTCGCAGCGATCTACCCATTACTCTTAAGCCACTTATGGACATGATCGAGCGTGAGGTTAATGCTTCTCTTTCTACCTCGCAAATAGTTGGCGCGCAGGAAAGTATGCTTTATCGAGGAAACTCTTAG
- a CDS encoding SurA N-terminal domain-containing protein — MLEKLREGSQGPVAKIILGLVILSFALAGVGSYIASPSEQLAAEVNGESISRAEFDQAYQNERARLESQFGAAFNQLAADPSYMAQFRSNVLDRMIGERLLDQAAESYGLRVSDAQVKSQILGMQEFQVDGRFDNERYLAVLYRANLQPAQFRDMIRNDLTRRQLQQALLGSEFALPSEAELLVKLNQQTRDVRYVTVPVVQFANQEAPSEEDLLAYYEERKNTFRTEESVDVEYIVVDAEEIAASIEVSDEDIQQFYDANQLTYSQPEKRKVAHILVADQAKAEELLAKINQGEDFATLAAEESEDTFSGQEGGELDWFESGVMAPEFDAASFALANTGDVSQVVKTEFGFHIIKLLDVQTSQAKPLEDVKQQISQRLQQEQAQDTFYEQAQRLAEVSFEIPDSLIDVASETGLKVETVKGLTRTTATGALSEPQVVNQLFNLDFIAEGLNSDAIQLSDNSSIVVRVMAHQASEVKPFEEVKAQINTALIQSRSAKAAQDYADSLIAALESGEGLDALLYEQNLKIDSKFKVSRDSQEFEPQVVRHLFMMAKPSEQKVASRITTMSGDQLVIQLTAVNEAETVDASETNQWLQQLSNVKTEASYQVLIDVLKSKAEIQNLL, encoded by the coding sequence ATGTTGGAAAAGCTCCGTGAAGGAAGCCAAGGTCCGGTAGCCAAAATCATCCTAGGTTTGGTCATTTTATCTTTCGCTCTGGCGGGTGTAGGTAGCTACATCGCAAGCCCAAGTGAGCAATTAGCAGCCGAAGTTAATGGTGAGTCCATTAGCCGTGCAGAGTTTGATCAAGCTTATCAAAACGAGCGTGCTCGCTTAGAAAGCCAGTTTGGTGCTGCGTTTAATCAGCTAGCTGCTGACCCAAGCTATATGGCGCAGTTTAGAAGTAACGTATTAGACCGAATGATTGGTGAGCGTTTGCTAGACCAAGCTGCAGAAAGCTACGGCTTACGAGTAAGCGATGCACAAGTTAAGTCTCAAATTTTAGGCATGCAAGAATTTCAAGTTGATGGTCGTTTTGATAACGAGCGTTACTTAGCTGTTCTTTACCGCGCCAATCTCCAACCTGCTCAATTTCGCGACATGATTCGCAACGACCTAACTCGTCGTCAATTGCAGCAAGCTTTATTAGGTAGTGAGTTTGCATTGCCAAGTGAAGCAGAGTTACTGGTTAAGCTTAATCAACAAACTCGCGACGTGCGCTACGTTACGGTCCCTGTTGTTCAGTTTGCTAACCAAGAAGCGCCAAGTGAAGAAGACTTACTGGCTTACTACGAAGAACGTAAAAACACTTTCCGCACTGAAGAGTCGGTAGATGTAGAGTACATCGTAGTTGATGCAGAGGAAATTGCTGCAAGCATTGAAGTTAGCGATGAAGATATACAGCAGTTTTATGATGCTAACCAGTTAACTTATTCACAACCTGAGAAGCGTAAAGTTGCCCATATTTTAGTTGCTGATCAAGCTAAAGCTGAAGAGCTTTTAGCTAAAATCAATCAAGGTGAAGATTTCGCTACGCTGGCCGCAGAAGAATCTGAAGATACCTTTAGTGGTCAGGAAGGCGGAGAACTAGATTGGTTTGAAAGTGGCGTAATGGCACCTGAGTTCGATGCTGCTTCTTTCGCACTTGCGAACACCGGCGATGTTAGCCAGGTGGTTAAAACCGAATTTGGTTTCCACATTATTAAACTGTTAGACGTACAAACTTCACAAGCTAAACCTTTAGAAGATGTGAAACAGCAAATTAGTCAGCGCTTGCAACAAGAACAAGCACAAGATACGTTCTATGAGCAAGCTCAGCGTCTTGCGGAAGTATCTTTCGAGATCCCTGATTCATTAATTGATGTTGCTAGCGAAACAGGCTTGAAAGTTGAAACTGTTAAAGGTTTAACCCGTACTACTGCTACTGGAGCGTTGAGTGAGCCGCAAGTAGTTAATCAACTATTTAACTTAGACTTTATCGCTGAAGGTCTAAATAGTGATGCCATTCAGTTATCAGATAACAGTTCAATAGTCGTCCGTGTTATGGCTCATCAAGCTTCAGAAGTAAAACCTTTTGAAGAGGTTAAAGCTCAAATCAACACCGCGCTTATTCAATCGCGTTCAGCCAAGGCTGCACAAGATTATGCCGATAGTTTAATTGCTGCGCTTGAGAGTGGTGAGGGCTTAGATGCCTTGCTTTATGAGCAAAATCTAAAGATTGATTCTAAGTTTAAAGTGAGCCGTGATAGTCAAGAGTTTGAACCACAAGTGGTGCGCCACTTATTTATGATGGCAAAACCTTCAGAGCAAAAAGTGGCAAGCCGTATCACTACGATGAGCGGCGACCAACTAGTTATTCAATTAACCGCAGTTAACGAAGCAGAAACTGTTGATGCCAGTGAAACTAATCAATGGTTACAACAACTTAGCAATGTTAAAACAGAAGCGAGTTATCAAGTATTGATTGATGTCTTAAAAAGCAAAGCAGAAATCCAAAACTTGTTGTAA
- a CDS encoding DUF2850 domain-containing protein, with product MKKSIVLLIALVGIGLGVMSFVYFAYPELVGIERSHEINPIVGTWEAEHDFYGKKERLVFSEDGQVKSGSRVATQYKINGNRVVVTSADKVIEYRISKDGQTLDAYLPRAGRIRYQRIN from the coding sequence GTGAAGAAATCCATTGTGCTGCTTATTGCACTTGTGGGCATTGGTTTAGGTGTAATGTCTTTTGTTTACTTTGCTTATCCCGAGTTAGTGGGCATCGAGCGAAGCCATGAAATAAACCCTATTGTAGGCACTTGGGAAGCTGAACATGATTTTTATGGCAAGAAAGAGCGCCTAGTATTCTCAGAAGATGGCCAAGTTAAATCTGGCAGCCGGGTAGCAACCCAATACAAAATAAATGGCAATCGAGTGGTGGTGACCTCAGCGGATAAAGTGATTGAATATCGAATTTCAAAAGATGGTCAAACATTGGATGCATACTTGCCAAGAGCAGGACGTATTCGTTATCAAAGAATTAATTAA
- a CDS encoding peptide ABC transporter ATP-binding protein has protein sequence MALLDIRNLTIEIETPAGVVKAVDRVSLTMAEGEIKALVGESGSGKSLIAKALLGVTKPSWTIKADRMRLGDVDLMSLTTRQRRKVLGHEIAMIFQEPSSCLDPSEEVGKQIEEAIPCHNIKGGFWRRFQWRKKQAQALLHKVGVKDHHKVMRSYPYELSDGLCQKVMIAMAIAGQPKLLVADEPTTAMEVTTASQILRLLHKLNKLNNTAILLISHDLNTLSDLADTISVIYCGQMVEVGRSDQVIGNSRHPYTSALLSSAPQINKPFKHKAMLPGLPGSIPALQHLPIGCRLGPRCPKAQRKCVTQPKLKKVKGHQYACHYPLNLEKKVDNNG, from the coding sequence ATGGCTTTATTAGATATTCGCAACCTTACCATTGAAATTGAGACTCCAGCGGGAGTCGTTAAAGCGGTAGACCGCGTAAGTCTTACCATGGCTGAGGGCGAAATTAAGGCATTGGTTGGTGAATCAGGCTCGGGGAAAAGTTTAATTGCCAAAGCATTGTTAGGGGTTACGAAACCAAGCTGGACGATTAAAGCTGACCGCATGCGCTTAGGCGATGTTGACCTAATGTCTCTAACAACTCGCCAGAGACGCAAAGTGCTAGGCCATGAAATAGCAATGATATTTCAAGAGCCTAGCTCATGTTTAGACCCCTCAGAAGAGGTTGGTAAACAAATTGAGGAAGCCATTCCCTGCCACAATATTAAAGGTGGATTTTGGAGACGTTTCCAATGGCGAAAAAAGCAAGCCCAAGCTTTACTGCATAAAGTAGGAGTTAAAGATCACCATAAAGTGATGCGCAGTTATCCTTACGAACTATCTGACGGACTTTGCCAAAAAGTTATGATTGCAATGGCTATTGCGGGTCAACCCAAGTTACTGGTGGCTGATGAACCCACTACGGCGATGGAAGTGACAACTGCAAGTCAAATCTTACGTTTACTACATAAACTGAATAAACTAAATAACACCGCTATTTTGTTAATTAGTCATGACTTGAATACACTCTCAGACTTAGCGGATACCATCAGCGTCATATACTGTGGTCAAATGGTGGAAGTTGGGCGTTCGGATCAAGTGATCGGAAACTCTCGGCACCCTTATACATCAGCCCTGCTAAGCTCTGCGCCACAGATTAATAAGCCCTTCAAGCATAAAGCGATGTTGCCTGGCTTGCCGGGCTCTATTCCTGCACTCCAACATTTACCCATCGGTTGTAGGCTAGGACCGCGCTGCCCTAAAGCACAGCGTAAATGTGTTACTCAACCCAAATTAAAGAAAGTGAAAGGTCATCAATATGCTTGCCACTACCCCTTAAATCTAGAAAAGAAGGTAGACAACAATGGCTAA
- a CDS encoding peptide ABC transporter ATP-binding protein, whose protein sequence is MANLLHVKNLSQHVYIHKGWLSRQRFAAIDNISFELNMGESLAVIGESGSGKSSLAKVLAGINRPSKGDIFINGEALKFGDYTRRCRLIRMIFQDPNSSLNPRSSIGRILSAPLILNTALSQQEQQQKVIATLKLVGLLEEHIEFFPSMLSSGQKQRIAVARALILSPKIIVIDESIAALDVSVRAQIINLLLELQQRFAISYIFVSNDLGLVRHFSDKVLVMQQGKAVEFKSTEEFFTQPEHELSQRLINAYQNAFRK, encoded by the coding sequence ATGGCTAACTTACTACATGTTAAAAATTTGTCCCAGCACGTATACATTCACAAAGGATGGTTAAGCAGACAGCGTTTCGCTGCCATCGATAATATTAGTTTTGAGCTCAACATGGGGGAAAGCTTAGCGGTGATTGGTGAGTCAGGCTCTGGCAAATCTAGTTTAGCCAAAGTACTGGCCGGGATAAATAGACCCAGCAAAGGCGATATTTTCATTAATGGTGAAGCTTTAAAATTTGGCGACTATACTCGCCGATGCCGCCTAATTAGAATGATATTTCAAGATCCAAATAGTTCACTAAACCCACGCTCCAGTATAGGCCGAATTTTATCTGCGCCCCTTATTCTAAACACTGCGCTTTCTCAACAAGAACAGCAACAAAAAGTTATTGCGACACTAAAATTGGTAGGCTTGTTAGAAGAGCACATAGAATTTTTTCCAAGTATGTTGTCGAGTGGACAAAAACAACGCATCGCTGTTGCTAGAGCACTTATCTTAAGCCCCAAAATCATCGTTATCGATGAAAGTATTGCAGCGCTTGATGTCTCGGTTAGAGCCCAAATCATTAACCTACTGCTTGAGCTTCAACAACGATTTGCCATTAGCTATATCTTTGTTTCAAACGATTTAGGTTTAGTTCGACATTTTTCAGACAAAGTATTGGTGATGCAGCAAGGCAAAGCTGTTGAGTTTAAAAGCACTGAAGAATTTTTTACTCAGCCCGAACACGAACTGAGCCAACGACTGATAAATGCCTATCAAAATGCCTTTCGCAAATAA
- the hupB gene encoding nucleoid-associated protein HU-beta, translated as MNKAQLVDKIAEGADISKAAAGRALDSFIDAISETLKEGDNVALVGFGTFQVKERSARTGRNPQTGAEIQIAAANVPSFKAGKALKDAVN; from the coding sequence GTGAATAAAGCTCAACTCGTAGATAAAATCGCTGAAGGCGCTGACATTTCTAAGGCCGCTGCAGGTCGTGCGCTCGATTCTTTCATTGACGCGATTTCAGAGACACTAAAAGAAGGCGACAACGTTGCTTTGGTAGGTTTTGGTACTTTCCAAGTAAAAGAGCGTTCAGCTCGCACTGGTCGTAACCCTCAGACTGGTGCAGAGATTCAAATTGCTGCTGCTAACGTACCGTCGTTTAAAGCAGGTAAAGCGTTAAAAGACGCAGTAAACTAA
- the fabV gene encoding enoyl-ACP reductase FabV: protein MIIKPKIRGFICTTTHPLGCAANVQEQIDYTKQQGKVSNGPKRVLVVGSSSGYGLSSRIAAAFGSDAATIGVFFEKPATEKKPGTAGWYNAAAFDQKAHEAGLYAKSINGDAFSHQAKQAAVDLIKQDLGQIDLVVYSLASPVRKLPDSGELIRSSLKPIGETYTATAVDTNKDTIIEASVEPATEQEIADTVTVMGGEDWELWINALDEAGVLAEGCKTVAYSYIGTALTWPIYWDGALGKAKMDLDRAATALNQKLSSKHGSANVAVLKSVVTQASSAIPVMPLYISMVFKIMKEQGLHEGCMEQIYRLFNERLYLEGEQAPVDDHNRLRLDDWELREDIQQACVDLWPQITTENLKEHTDYEYYKAEFLKLFGFGVSGVDYDADVATEVPFEVVTLD, encoded by the coding sequence ATGATCATCAAACCCAAGATCCGAGGCTTTATCTGTACCACCACTCACCCACTAGGCTGTGCGGCTAATGTACAAGAGCAAATCGATTACACCAAACAGCAAGGAAAAGTAAGTAATGGTCCTAAGCGAGTATTGGTGGTTGGGTCTTCAAGCGGATATGGTTTGTCATCGCGCATAGCGGCAGCTTTTGGTAGCGATGCCGCAACAATTGGCGTATTTTTCGAAAAGCCTGCCACTGAAAAAAAACCTGGTACCGCAGGTTGGTACAATGCTGCTGCATTTGACCAAAAAGCGCATGAAGCCGGCCTTTATGCTAAAAGTATCAATGGTGACGCCTTCTCGCATCAAGCAAAACAAGCAGCTGTTGACTTAATTAAACAAGATCTTGGGCAAATCGACCTTGTGGTTTATTCGCTAGCGTCACCAGTTCGTAAACTCCCCGACAGTGGAGAACTGATTCGCTCTAGCTTAAAGCCTATCGGTGAAACTTACACAGCGACAGCGGTAGATACCAATAAAGATACCATTATCGAAGCGAGCGTAGAGCCAGCAACCGAGCAAGAAATCGCTGATACGGTAACGGTAATGGGTGGTGAAGACTGGGAGCTTTGGATTAACGCCTTAGATGAAGCCGGCGTGCTAGCGGAAGGTTGTAAAACCGTTGCTTACAGTTACATTGGTACAGCTCTAACATGGCCAATCTATTGGGATGGTGCTTTGGGTAAAGCCAAAATGGACTTAGATCGTGCCGCTACTGCACTAAATCAAAAATTAAGCAGTAAACATGGCTCTGCTAATGTAGCGGTACTTAAGAGTGTTGTTACTCAAGCTAGTTCAGCAATCCCGGTAATGCCTTTATACATTTCGATGGTGTTCAAAATCATGAAGGAACAAGGTTTACACGAAGGTTGCATGGAGCAAATATACCGTCTGTTTAATGAGCGTCTATATTTGGAGGGTGAGCAAGCGCCGGTTGATGACCACAACCGCCTGCGTTTAGATGACTGGGAGTTACGTGAAGACATTCAACAGGCCTGCGTTGATTTATGGCCACAAATCACTACAGAAAACCTAAAAGAACACACTGACTACGAATACTATAAGGCTGAATTCTTGAAACTATTTGGCTTTGGTGTATCGGGTGTTGATTACGATGCAGATGTAGCTACCGAGGTACCATTTGAAGTAGTGACTCTAGACTAA